The DNA window ggttgccaggggctgggtgggggtaggggggtgggcAGTTAGTGTATAATAGGTACAGAGCTTTAGTTTTCAAGATGAAAGGAGTTCTGTGGGGGATAGTGGTGATGGTAGCACAACACCGTGAAAGTATTTAATACAACtgaacttaaaaatggttaagatggtagcTTTTATGttctgtgtcagttcagttcagttcagttgctcagtcgtgtccgactctttgcgaccccatgaatcacagcacgcaggcctccctgtccatcaccaactcccggagttcactgagactcacgtccattgagtcagtgatgccatctagccatctcatcctctgtcatccccttctcctcctgcccccaatccctcccagcatcagagtcttttccaatgagtcaactctttgcatgaggtggccaaagtactggagtttcagctttagcatcattccttccaaagaaatcccagggctgatctccttcagaatggactggttggatctccttgcagtccaagggactctcaagagtcttctccaacaccacatttcaaaagcatcaattcttcagtgctcagcctttttcacagtccaactctcacatccatacatgaccacaggaaaaaccatagccttgactagacagacctttgttgacaaagtaatgtctctgctttaaaacaCATCTATAGTAAGATTTAtgtattcaacagatatttactgtGTTCTGTAAATTCCAGGCCATGTGTGCTAGGCACAGGAGATAAACCCTGAGTAAGAAATATGGTCTCTGCTCTCACAGAGGGGaagagagccaaaaaaaaaaaaaaaaaagtaagcaaggAAATAAGcaagatatttatattttgttatgaGTACTGTGAAATTCTCGAACTGGGGCAGGAGTGGGGCTGTTTTAGTTAAGGCGGTCAGAGAAGATGgtagctgttgttttttttttgagtcactgATCTTGCTGAGAATCTGATGAACGCTATGGGCCCTCTCTCCAAGAAAACATTAATCTGATCACAATTGTGTGTACAATTTTAGCAAGTCCATAGATGTTAAAAACCCACCTCTGAGGGGTCCAAGGTCAAAAACACCTGCTTCTCTGGTTCCCCAGTGTTCTATGGGATAAATTATAAATTCCAGGATGCTTAGTATGCCACACAAggtcccttgtggttcagttccTGCCCATCTCTCTGGCCTTCTCTCTGGCCAGATAAGTAGACCACAAGCACTTACCGTTCCCTGAATATGCACACTGTGTTCTCTCACATCTCAAAATCGTTCCCCAGCTGTGGCACCGTAGGAACTCTTCCCTGAACACTCAGTGTAAATATCCCCTCTAATcgatgatttcttttcttttttttttttttgaagattttaaattttattttatttttaaattttacataatccgccacaggtatacatgtgttccccatcctgaaccctcctccctcctcccttcccattccatccctctgggtcgtcccagtgcaccagccccaagcatccagtatcgtgcatcgaacctggactggcaactcatttcatacatgatattttacatgtttcaatgccattctcccaaatcttcccaccctctccctctcccacagagtccataagactgttctatacatcagtgtctcttttgctgtctcgtacacagggttattgttaccatctttctaaattccatatatatgcgttagtatactgtattggtgtttttctttctggcttacttcactctgtataataggctccagtttcatccacctcattagaactgattcaaatgtattctttttaatggctgaataatactccattgtgtatatgtactacagctttcttatccattcatctgctgatggacatctaggttgcttccatgtcctggctattataaacagtgctgcgatgaacattggggtacacatgtctctttcccttctggtttcctcagtgtgtatgcccagcagtgggattgctggatcataaggcaggtctatttccagttttttaaggaatctccacactgttctccatagtggctgtactagtttgcattcccaccaacagtgtaagagggttcccttttctccacaccctctccagcatttattacttgtagacttttggatcgcagccattctgactggtgtgaaatggtatctcatagtggttttgatttgcatttctctgataatgagtgatgttgagcatcttttcatgtgtttgttagccatctggatgtcttctttggagaaatgtctatttagttctttgccccattttttgattgggtcatttattttctggagttgagctgtaggagttgcttgtatattctcgagattagttgtttgtcagttgcttcatttgctattatcttctcccattctgaaggctgtcttttcaccttgctaatagtttcctttgatgtgcagaagcttttaaggttaattaggtcccatttgtttatttttgcttttatttccaatattctgggaggtgggtcatagaggatcctgctgtgatgtatgtcagagagtgttttgcctatgttctcctctaggagttttatagtttctggtcttacgtttagatctttaatccattttgagtttatttttgtgtatggtgttagaaagtgttctagtttcattcttttacaagtggttgaccagagttcccagcaccacttgttgaagagattgtctttaatccattgtatattcttgcctcctttgtcaaagataaggtgtccatatgtgcgtggatttatctctgggctttctattttgttccattgatctatatttctgtctttgtgccagtaccatactgtcttgataactgtggctttgtagtagagcctgaagtcaggtaggttgattcctccagttccattcttctttctcaagatcgctttggctattcgaggttttttgtctttccatacaaattgtgtaattatttgttctagctctgtgaagaatgctgttggtagcttgatagggattgcattgaatctatagattgctttgggtagtatactcattttcactatattgattcttccaatccatgaacatggtatatttctccatctgttaatgtcctctttgatttctttcaccagttttttatagttttctatatataggtctttagattctttaggtagatatattcctaagtattttattctttccgttgcaatggtgaatggaattgtttccttaatttctctttctgttttctcattattagtgtataggaatgcaagggatttctgtgtgttgattttatatcctgcaactttgctatagtcattgattagttctagtaattttctggtggagtctttagggttttctatgtagaggatcatgtcatctgcaaacagggagagctttacttcttcttttccaatttggattccttttatttctttttctgttctgattgctgtggccaaaacttccaaaactatgttgaatagtaatggtgaaagtgggcacccttgtcttgttcctgactttagaggaaatgctttcaatttttcaccattgaggataatgtttgctgtgggtttgtcatatatagcttttattatgttgaggtatgttccttctattcctgcttaaTCGATGATTTCTTTTGTCCCCTCTgtatcctttcagttcagttcagttcagttgctcaattgtgtctgactctttgcgaccccatgaattgcagcacaccaggcctccctgtccatcaccaactcccggagttcactcaaactcaggtccatcaagtcagtgatgccatcagccatctcatcctctgtcgtccacttctcctcctgcccccaatccctcctagcatcagagtcttttccaatgagtcaactcttcacatgaggtggcccaagtactggagtttcagctttagcatcattccttccaaagaatacccagggctgatctcctttaggatgtactggttggatctccttgcagtccaagggactctcaagagtcttctccaacaccacagttcaaaagcatcaattctttggcgctcagctttcttcacagtccaactctcacatccatacatgaccacaggaaaaaccatagccttgactagacagacctttgttggcaaagtaatgtctctgcttttgaatatgctatctaggttggtcataactttccttccaaggagtaagtgtcttttaatttcatggttgcagtcaccatctgcagtgattttggagccccccacaataaagtctgacactgtttccacggtttccccatctatttcccatgaagtgatgggaccagatgccatgatcttcattttctgaatgttgagctttaagccaactttttcattctcctctttccccttcatcaagaggcttttaagttcctctttactttctgccataagagtggtgtcatctgcatatctgaggttattgatatttctccccgcaatcttgattccagctcgtgcttcttccagccccgcgtttctcatgatgtactctgcatataggttaaataagcagggtgacaatatacagccttgacgtactccttttcctatttggaaccagttggttgttccatgtccagttctaactgttgcttcctgacctgcatacaaatttctcaagaggcaggtcaggtggtctggtattcccatctctttcagaattttccacagtttattgtgatccacacagtcaaaggctttggcatagtcaataaatgtaTCCTTTAGTGGAACAAAATTAAGCCTGATTTACCTTACCAAGCTTGCCTCATCATCTATCATGTTATAAATTTTTGtgttcattattttaattcattcatttgtccagctaatatttattgagcatttactatatcTCAGCCCCAGTCCTAGGCACAGGAATGTCCAGGAAATACTGGGGCTACCACATCAAACTCATAGTCTAGAGGGAACCCTAGATATATAGTTATACAACTAAAAGTCAATTGAAAATTGAGACAAGGACAGGAAGGGCAAGACTAGGAACTGAGAACAGGGTTCTCAGAGAGCTTTTAGGCTAGGGGTAGGGTGCAGGTCAAGAAGATTCTTGGAAGAAATTTAAGCTGAGATAAAGAATTGAGAGTTAGCCAGGTGAAGAGCAGGGGAGAAGGCATCCTTGCATAGGGAACAGCACATGCATATCAGATGTAAACTTTCCTTGATGGACTGGGAGGGCCCCAAGGCagaatctgtgtctttttttcttttttggctagtATTTTCTTCCCTGCTCACTTTGTTGAGATGTAACTGACAAAACTGTATATGTTTAAGGTGtataatgtgatgatttgatatgtgGATACATtataaatgattaccacaatcaaaTTAATTAACATATTCATCATTTCACACAGTTATCATTTAATACCCCCCAAATGGAAGAAATGCAAACAATATTTGAGGAGTCAAtcggtacatgaaaaggtgctcaagatcactaatcatcaggaaaatgcaaatgaaaaccacatctCATACGCcttagaatgactatcatcaaaaagacaagagataacaacaACAGGCAAGGATGTGgagttggtaggaatgtaaattggtgcaaccatcatggaaaaacaatatgaaagatattcaaaaaatcaaaaatagaatactatgtgattcagcaatcccatttctgggtattCATTTTAAGGACATGAAATCCATACCTCAAAGAGATATCTACACTCTTGTGTTCACTGCAAAGATTGTATCCTATTCAAGTTTGTAACCCCCGGTACCTGCCGTATGATGGATcgcctgaatgaatgaatccatgAATGAAGGCTCTCAATGTATGATGATCAGGACCAGCCATTAGACGGCAAAGagaattcttcttcttcttcttctttttttttttttgtattttatttgtatttttggaGAACGTTTACAGTTTCAGaagaaacactgatttttttccaaacaataaaaaagttaaaaaccaaAAGAATGTATTATCTTGGAAGAATagaagtctcttcagcaagtaaTGAGCCAATTCATATTGGAGGAACTAGTGAAGCAAGTTACATACAGGAAGTTCTGATTTATCCAGTTTCAGGAATAACACAAATCTCTTCTTGTCTAGCTGTGTAAGGCTCCAAATGGGCCATCTCAGCTTAAAACTGGTAACACATTCATAAACAAAGCTTCTAGGGTCCCATCTAGTGTGAACGCAGGGTTGGTTCACTCTCTGGGAGGCTGCATCTGTTTACAGAATTCATCAAACTGCTGCTGCTCCAGTTCTGTCATGACTCTGTTGAGAGCATAGATCtctgctctctgtctctgcttcAGCTCCTGCTGGGCTGATTTCTTCTTGGCCTTCTCGATTCTGCTGACAGGCTCTTTAACTTTGGGCTTTTCTTTACGTGCAGGTGGATCCATGACTTGATTTCTGTATACTTCTTAGTCAGCTCTAACCTCCTGGCCTAGCTTCTGAGCCTGCCAAGAGAATTcttttgatggagaaataaattcACCTTTTCATTTTGCTCAAATGACTTGTTGGACAAATGAATGAAACTCTTGAAACTTTTAGGATCAGCCAACAGGTTGGGGAGAAATAATCTGCATGGGGAATTAAATTTTTATGATCTCCAGAACTGGTACCTTGTGCAtgggttttttaaaagattggagtgaaatttacataatataaaattaaccattttacagTGAAAAATTCAGTGGCATTGAATGCATGCAGCTGCCACCTTCCACTGTAGAGGTGATTCTCAGATGACATAGGatgcttgcccaaggtcacccagcatgAAAGAGGCCTAGCCagggctctgatgctgggatggagaCCACAAGGGGTCAACACCCTGTTGACTTTAGCTTTTGAGTGAGAGTCAGGAGCACTTTGTCCCTTTCAGCTTTCCATTCTGCCCCTACTCCCCCTGGGCCCAGACAGTAGTTCAGGAGAGAGGGGTGGACAGCTGAGGCCAACTCATTTGTTCCCTCTCCTAACTCTTCTATTCATCTTCACCTCTTCTTTTGGAAGCTTTTTGACATTTACCCCTGGGTCTAGACTTACCCCCTCCAgcagctccctcctcccctccccgcccttcCTCCTGTTACCAAACTGAACTTGGGTCTGCTTGCCCAGCTCAGCAACAGACTCTTCAGGTTGTGGTGAAGCAAAGTGCAGCAGCAATTTGCAGGGCACCAGGCAAGGAGAATGGGGGCTATTGCTGGGAGACCTGGACTGCTCAGTGCCTTTCAGGCAAGGGAGCATTGAGGAGAGGCAATATTGAGGGGAAGCTTGTAGGGTGCTCCCATGAgggatcagctcatggacattagtctgattggttggtggtgagttAACAGGGTGATGCTTCAGGAATCTTCattatcaaccttctggttccagccaGTCTGGGGTCCACGTGCTTGTGGTCAGCATGTAATCACCACTGGGAGGGGGCGCGGTGTCTTAgtttctgcaaaacaactcaaaggTATGAATCAGATTGTTATCTACCTCTCTTCAGGAGGAACTAGGGATCCTTTGACCATTGTTCTATTTGTTAAATGCTTAtgtctgctctttggaacttgaagtgaaaatgaaagtgttagttactcagttgtgtctgcctctttgcgaccccatggactgtcgctcctccgtccatggaattttccaggcaagaatactgaagtgggatgtcattcccttctccaagggattttcccaactcagggatcaaacccgggtttcctgcattgcaggcagactccttactgtcTGGGCTACTAGGGAAGTCCACTGGAACTTGATGAAGACCAAACAAGAAGCAGGAGACATGGTGGGACTCAGGAAAGCCCtgcagggtcctgcttggtttcagtcccctcttttctttgttgttgttgttgttcagtcgctaagttgtatataactctttgtggccccatggactgcagcacgccaggcttccctgtccctcactatctcccaaagtttgcttagattcatgtccattgagtcagtgatgctatctaaccatctcatcctctgtctcccccttctccttttgacctcaatcttgcccagcatcagggtcttttacaatgagttggctcttcgcatcaggtggccaaagattggagcttcagtttcagcatcagtatcagtccttccagtgaatagtcagggttgatttcctttaggattgactggtttgatctccttgctatccaagggactctcaagagtcttcactagcaccacaatttgaaagtatcaattcttcagcactcagccttctttatgatccagctctcacatccatacatgactactggaaaaacacagctttgattatatggacctttgtcagcaaagtgatgtctctgatttttaatatgttgtctagatttgtcaaagatttctttccaatgaacaaacatcttttaatttcatggctgcagtctctgtcgcagtgattttggagcccaagaaaataaaatctgtcactgcttccattttttaccCTTTCTATtaatgtttgccatgaagtgataggaccagatgccatgatcttagattttttaatactgagttttaagctagcttttcttCAATATTCCTCAATCCTTAGGGGAGCAGGGACTGgacaagaaagagaataaagtttCGAATAGAAAAGTGAATCATAAATTCAGCAGGGAACATAAGTTTTAGGGGGATTCAGTCTCGGCCCATCAATGCTTTCCACATTCAGACTTCTTTACCATCATTGATTGCAGTGGTTCAAATAATGGCCACCCAGAGGTAACAGGTCTTAACCTTGGAACCTGTCAATGCTACCTTATTTGGAAGAAGGGTTTTAACAgttgtgattaagttaaggagcTTGAGATAAAGATACATTATCTTAGATAATTCTGGTGGGCCCTAAATGCCATCACAAATGTTTTtgtaaaggagagagagagggagatttGGCAGACAAGCACAGAGCAGAAGGCAATATGAAGTTGGAGGCAGACAGTATCATTCTGCTTACAGGAGGCCCCCAGAGTAGTCAAGTtcgtagagacagaaagtacaaTGGTGGtctccaggggctggggaagagggaatggggagttactgtttaGTGGGTACAGTGTTTCAttctgagaaaatgaaaaggttCTGAAgatagatggtggtgatggttgaacAACAAGGTGAATGTACTGAATGCCACTaactatacactttaaaatagttaaaatggtaaattttatgctatgtgtATTTAACCACTCACACACCCAAAGAGACAGGGGAAGAGATTAGAGTGACGTTGCCACAAGCAAGGAATGCTGGCAGCCAtgggaagctggaagaggcaaggaaggactcGCCCCTCAAACCTCAATAGTGTGGCCCTgtggacaccttgatttcaggtcAGTAAAACTGATTTTGAACTTCTGCCTTCCAGAACAGTGAGAGaatagatttgttttttaaaacaatttaattttattttatttggctgagctgggtcttgactgctgcacgtgggctctcTCTAGCTGCGTTCATTGAGTGGGGACCACTCTTCGGTTGTTTggcgtgggcttctcttgttgtggctcacgggctctagggcacagtcTCTgtagtcgtggtgcacaggcttagttgccctgcggcatgtgcaatcttcccagaccacggatcggacctgtgtcccctgcattggtaggtggactctcaagcactggaccaccagggaagtccaatttctGTTTTGTGGTAATTTACCactgagtttgtggtaatttcAGATGGAGGAATCTAATACTTACACTAATCAACAACCTGATTCTCACACCTGTGCTTATAACCAGGAAAcagtaaaggagagaaaagtcATGGTAGCCGCCTCAGCCCCTCACTTTCACCCTTTCATTGTCAACAGGCCTCTTCACATCTCATTTGCACCTCATAGGTACATAAGACAGTCTTTGTCTGACTGTCCTTTGTCTCTCTTCAAATGGGAGTCACAGATGCCTGTGAGCTGTCCATGGTCTGCTGCTGGTGATGGCTGAGCTGAGATTCAGGGTAGACACATGGGTCCCCTCCCCAGACAATCTCCCAAACTCACGGCCTCCCCACCTAGGCTGTCGACTTTACTGTGGGACAAGAGTTCGGGAGCCGACCATCCCACCATGCGGTCCTCACTGAGTAGCACAGTTTGGCCCTTGAgagacagaggggcctgctggGGAGGACCTTCCTGGCTGGCAGGAGCAGGTTGGACTCTTGTGAGACCTGCATAGATGAGCAgtgaggagggaggcaggaagaggagatGGGACAATTCCCATTTAATAAtgagggctgcccaggtggctcagtggtaaagaacctgcctttttTGCAGGGTTCTcgggagactctggttcgatccctgggttgggaagatcccccggagaaagaaatggcaacccactccagtattcttgcttgggaaatcccatggacagagaaacctggtgggttacagtccatgggttcacaaaaagagtcagacatgacttagtgatgaaataatgaaaacaacaacTCTCCAAATCTTGGGTCTCTCCTTGGCCATCTGTAGATACTAGCTTAGCAATCTGAgtcatttgaatatttttctcCAACAGTCAGGTTTAGCTGTGAACCTGCGAGT is part of the Bubalus kerabau isolate K-KA32 ecotype Philippines breed swamp buffalo chromosome 16, PCC_UOA_SB_1v2, whole genome shotgun sequence genome and encodes:
- the LOC129629854 gene encoding small vasohibin-binding protein-like, giving the protein MDPPARKEKPKVKEPVSRIEKAKKKSAQQELKQRQRAEIYALNRVMTELEQQQFDEFCKQMQPPRE